From Aquila chrysaetos chrysaetos chromosome 3, bAquChr1.4, whole genome shotgun sequence, the proteins below share one genomic window:
- the RALY gene encoding RNA-binding protein Raly: MSLKVQTSNITNKNDPKSINSRVFIGNLNTAVVKKSDVETIFSKYGRVVGCSVHKGYAFVQYSSERHARAAVLGENGRVLAGQTLDINMAGEPKPNRPKGLKRAASALYSGYDFDYDYYRDDFYDRLFEYRGRVSPVPRVVPVKRPRVTIPLVRRVKATLPVKLFARSAAIANSSAKLKLKCSELQTIKTELTQIKSNIDALLGRLEQIAEEQKLSTEVRKKADGSKSEISQEDTASEADVNTEEPLNGDEGEEEGLARDECEDEMENSHYTDVEDARLQ, translated from the exons ATGTCATTGAAGGTGCAGACAAGCAACATCACGAACAAGAATGACCCCAAGTCCATCAACTCCAGAGTCTTCATTGGCAATCTCAACACAGCCGTGGTCAAGAAGTCAGATGTGGAGACCATTTTCTCCAAGTACGGCCGAGTGGTGGGCTGCTCCGTTCACAAGGGCTATGCCTTCGTACAGTACTCCAGCGAGAGGCACGCGCGTGCTGCTGTCCTGGGCGAGAACGGGCGTGTGCTTGCTGGCCAGACACTGG ATATCAACATGGCCGGGGAACCTAAACCCAACAGACCTAAAGGGCTGAAGAGAGCAGCCTCCGCGTTGTACAG TGGCTACGATTTCGACTATGACTATTACAGAGACGACTTCTACGACAG GCTCTTCGAGTACCGGGGCCGAGTCTCTCCGGTGCCCAGGGTGGTTCCTGTGAAACGGCCACGGGTCACCATCCCCCTCGTCCGGCGCGTGAAGGCGACACTCCCTGTCAAGCTCTTCGCCAGGTCGGCTGCCATCGCCAACAGCTCGGCCAAGTTGAAGC TGAAGTGCAGCGAGCTACAAACAATCAAAACTGAACTGACACAGATCAAATCCAACATCGATGCTCTCCTGGGCCGACTGGAGCAGATCGCTGAAGAACAGAAGCTGTCGACAG AGGTACGGAAGAAGGCGGATGGCAGCAAAAGCGAAATCTCGCAGGAAGACACAGCATCAGAGGCAGACGTCAACACGGAGGAGCCGCTGAATGGGGACGAGGGTGAGGAAGAGGGTCTCGCACGGGATGAGTGTGAAGATGAAATG